A single genomic interval of Ananas comosus cultivar F153 unplaced genomic scaffold, ASM154086v1, whole genome shotgun sequence harbors:
- the LOC109703846 gene encoding uncharacterized protein LOC109703846 isoform X2: protein MHIEKNVNDNILWILFNIDGKSKDNLNARLDLKEMGIRSELHPIDNGNNFVIPQACYTLNLDERRVVCQFLANLKVPDGYSSNISQCVNVKEGQLTGMKSHDCHVFIEDHLPPAFRGILPKEVYEPLVELSIFFKQLCSKTLKIDMLERLEHNIVMTICKLELIFPPAFFDIMIHLPIHLPLEARLAGLVHYRWMYPFERYLRKLKSNVRNKAHPEGSIALAYLADKCLTFCSRYLDRTETKFNRQERNFEGPKMQVTELPIFQNNGRPLNRGKGIFRKLSYQDWNHAQLYILKNCEEVQPFLIEHQKELEEEGLRNLPSRQDETFVKWFESRV from the exons ATGCATATTGAGAAAAATGTCAATGATAATATCTTGTGGATTCTTTTCAACATTGATGGTAAGAGTAAAGATAATCTAAATGCTCGACTGGATCTTAAGGAGATGGGCATTCGGTCAGAATTGCATCCAATAGATAATGGCAACAACTTTGTCATTCCACAAGCTTGCTACACATTAAATTTAGATGAAAGGAGAGTTGTTTGCCAATTCTTAGCAAATTTGAAAGTTCCAGATGGCTATTCCTCTAACATATCTCAATGTGTCAATGTTAAAGAGGGACAATTAACTGGAATGAAATCTCATGATTGTCACGTGTTTATTGAAGATCATCTCCCACCAGCTTTTCGTGGCATTTTGCCTAAAGAAGTATATGAGCCACTAGTAGAGTTAAGCATATTCTTTAAGCAGTTATGCTCAAAGACATTGAAAATAGATATGTTGGAAAGGCTAGAGCATAATATTGTAATGACAATTTGCAAACTTGAACTGATTTTTCCTCCTGCATTCTTTGATATCATGATACACTTGCCTATTCATCTTCCATTAGAGGCACGGTTAGCTGGTCTTGTACATTACCGGTGGATGTACCCATTTGAGag gtATTTGCGCAAGCTGAAGTCTAATGTACGAAATAAAGCACATCCAGAAGGATCAATAGCCCTAGCCTATCTTGCTGACAAGTGCTTAACCTTTTGTTCTAGATATTTAGATAGAACGGAAACAAAATTTAATAGACAAGAAAGAAATTTTGAGGGACCCAAAATGCAAGTGACAGAGTTgcctatttttcaaaataatgggCGGCCATTAAATAGAGGAAAAGGGATCTTTAGAAAACTATCTTATCAAGATTGGAATCATGCTCAACtatatattctaaaaaattGTGAAGAAGTTCAACCTTTTCTTAT AGAACATCAAAAGGAGCTTGAGGAAGAGGGCTTAAGGAATTTGCCAAGTAGGCAAGATGAAACATTTGTTAAGTGGTTTGAGTCACGT GTGTAA
- the LOC109703846 gene encoding uncharacterized protein LOC109703846 isoform X1 yields MHIEKNVNDNILWILFNIDGKSKDNLNARLDLKEMGIRSELHPIDNGNNFVIPQACYTLNLDERRVVCQFLANLKVPDGYSSNISQCVNVKEGQLTGMKSHDCHVFIEDHLPPAFRGILPKEVYEPLVELSIFFKQLCSKTLKIDMLERLEHNIVMTICKLELIFPPAFFDIMIHLPIHLPLEARLAGLVHYRWMYPFERYLRKLKSNVRNKAHPEGSIALAYLADKCLTFCSRYLDRTETKFNRQERNFEGPKMQVTELPIFQNNGRPLNRGKGIFRKLSYQDWNHAQLYILKNCEEVQPFLIEHQKELEEEGLRNLPSRQDETFVKWFESRIQRAHCEGNGSVSIQLLHLSCGPNRMVTCYSGYIVNGFRFHTYKREIRRQIQNSGVIVKGDEQSGSREYYGVLTDILELEYGGRNKIVLFKCD; encoded by the exons ATGCATATTGAGAAAAATGTCAATGATAATATCTTGTGGATTCTTTTCAACATTGATGGTAAGAGTAAAGATAATCTAAATGCTCGACTGGATCTTAAGGAGATGGGCATTCGGTCAGAATTGCATCCAATAGATAATGGCAACAACTTTGTCATTCCACAAGCTTGCTACACATTAAATTTAGATGAAAGGAGAGTTGTTTGCCAATTCTTAGCAAATTTGAAAGTTCCAGATGGCTATTCCTCTAACATATCTCAATGTGTCAATGTTAAAGAGGGACAATTAACTGGAATGAAATCTCATGATTGTCACGTGTTTATTGAAGATCATCTCCCACCAGCTTTTCGTGGCATTTTGCCTAAAGAAGTATATGAGCCACTAGTAGAGTTAAGCATATTCTTTAAGCAGTTATGCTCAAAGACATTGAAAATAGATATGTTGGAAAGGCTAGAGCATAATATTGTAATGACAATTTGCAAACTTGAACTGATTTTTCCTCCTGCATTCTTTGATATCATGATACACTTGCCTATTCATCTTCCATTAGAGGCACGGTTAGCTGGTCTTGTACATTACCGGTGGATGTACCCATTTGAGag gtATTTGCGCAAGCTGAAGTCTAATGTACGAAATAAAGCACATCCAGAAGGATCAATAGCCCTAGCCTATCTTGCTGACAAGTGCTTAACCTTTTGTTCTAGATATTTAGATAGAACGGAAACAAAATTTAATAGACAAGAAAGAAATTTTGAGGGACCCAAAATGCAAGTGACAGAGTTgcctatttttcaaaataatgggCGGCCATTAAATAGAGGAAAAGGGATCTTTAGAAAACTATCTTATCAAGATTGGAATCATGCTCAACtatatattctaaaaaattGTGAAGAAGTTCAACCTTTTCTTAT AGAACATCAAAAGGAGCTTGAGGAAGAGGGCTTAAGGAATTTGCCAAGTAGGCAAGATGAAACATTTGTTAAGTGGTTTGAGTCACGT ATACAACGTGCGCACTGCGAAGGCAACGGAAGTGTGAGCATTCAACTTCTGCATTTATCATGTGGTCCAAATAGAATGGTGACTTGTTATAGTGGCTACATCGTTAATGGCTTTAGATTTCATACATATAAGCGTGAAATTCGACGACAAATACAAAATAGTGGAGTTATAGTAAAGGGTGATGAGCAAAGTGGAAGTAGAGAATATTATGGGGTCTTGACAGATATTTTAGAGTTGGAATATGGGGGGCGAAACAAAATAGTGCTATTCAAATGTGATTAG